Proteins encoded by one window of Fusobacterium perfoetens:
- a CDS encoding TlyA family RNA methyltransferase, which translates to MKERIDVLLVNNGFFEDIDKARRAVMAGIVLVNDLKIEKPGTQIKIDDDKELNIRIKGKSFKYVSRGGLKLEKAIKVFELDFKGKKILDVGSSTGGFTDCALSFGAEHVYAVDVGTNQLDWKLRNDERVTSIENRHIRDLTKEEINNSEIDFIVMDVSFISITNVFESLKKFFKEETKLMALIKPQFEVEKNMIDKGGIVRDKNNQIFAIERVIKEAEKHGFYLEKLDFSPIKGGKGNSEYISLFSLKKSDNIDINIKNTVDLCENLGGAL; encoded by the coding sequence ATGAAAGAAAGAATTGATGTTCTTCTTGTGAATAACGGTTTTTTTGAAGATATAGACAAGGCTAGAAGAGCTGTTATGGCAGGTATAGTTCTTGTAAATGATTTAAAAATAGAAAAGCCGGGAACACAGATAAAAATAGATGATGATAAAGAACTTAATATAAGAATAAAAGGAAAATCTTTTAAATATGTAAGCCGTGGTGGATTAAAACTAGAAAAAGCAATTAAGGTTTTTGAACTTGATTTTAAAGGAAAAAAAATCTTAGATGTAGGTTCTTCTACAGGAGGTTTTACAGATTGTGCTTTAAGTTTTGGTGCAGAGCATGTATATGCAGTTGATGTAGGAACAAATCAGTTAGACTGGAAACTTAGAAATGATGAAAGAGTAACTTCTATAGAAAACAGACATATAAGAGATTTAACAAAGGAAGAGATTAATAATTCAGAGATAGATTTTATTGTTATGGATGTATCTTTTATATCAATTACAAATGTATTTGAGTCTTTAAAAAAGTTTTTTAAAGAGGAAACTAAATTAATGGCTCTTATAAAACCTCAGTTTGAAGTGGAAAAAAATATGATAGATAAAGGTGGAATAGTAAGAGATAAAAATAATCAGATATTTGCTATTGAAAGAGTTATAAAAGAAGCTGAAAAGCATGGATTTTATCTAGAAAAATTAGATTTTTCTCCAATAAAAGGAGGAAAAGGAAATTCTGAATATATATCACTGTTTAGTTTAAAAAAATCAGATAATATTGATATTAATATTAAAAATACAGTTGATTTATGCGAAAATCTAGGGGGAGCACTATAA